From a single Marinobacter sp. THAF197a genomic region:
- a CDS encoding NADPH-dependent 2,4-dienoyl-CoA reductase, with translation MAASPGMTKYPHLLEPLDLGFTTLRNRTLMGSMHTGLEEVKNGFERLAAFYAERALGGVGLIVTGGIGPNTEGAVFQHAAKMNTEEESDKHKVITQAVHEADGKICMQILHAGRYAYSPELVAPSAIQAPINPFKPKELDEAGIQKQIDDYVNCAALAQRAGYDGVEIMGSEGYFINQFIVKHTNHRTDQWGGSYENRIRLPIEVVRRVRERVGENFIIIYRLSMLDLIEDGSTWEEVVHLAKEIEKAGATIINTGIGWHEARVPTIATSVPRGAFTKVTARLKGEVSIPLVTTNRINMPDVAEKVLAEGDADMVSMARPFLADADLVLKAAEDRAEEINTCIGCNQACLDHTFSGKLTSCLVNPRACHETELAYVKTATPKSVAVVGAGPAGLAFASVAAERGHKVTVFDAGSEVGGQFNVAKRIPGKEEFYETLRYFRVMLDKHGVDIRLNTRVTAEDLKAGGFDEVVLATGVEPRTPEIEGIDHPKVIGYLDALLERKPVGQKVAVIGAGGIGFDVSEFIVHKGESPSLNTEHFMKEWGVDLTVEHRGGIQGVQPQVPEPAREVYLLQRKASKVGKNLGKTTGWIHRTSLKHRNVQMVPGVSYRKIDDEGLHITITPKGAEQGEDKVLPVDTIIVCAGQEPLRELQAGLEAAGLPVHLIGGADVAAELDAKRAIDQGSRLAAEI, from the coding sequence ATGGCTGCATCACCGGGCATGACCAAATACCCGCACCTGCTTGAACCGCTGGACCTTGGCTTTACCACCCTGCGTAACCGCACACTGATGGGCTCCATGCATACCGGCCTGGAGGAAGTGAAAAACGGGTTCGAGCGTCTGGCTGCGTTTTACGCCGAGCGCGCTCTGGGTGGCGTTGGCCTGATCGTAACCGGTGGCATCGGACCGAACACCGAAGGTGCGGTATTCCAGCACGCAGCCAAGATGAACACAGAGGAAGAATCTGACAAGCACAAGGTGATTACCCAGGCGGTGCATGAGGCCGACGGCAAAATCTGTATGCAGATCCTGCATGCGGGCCGTTACGCGTATTCCCCTGAGCTGGTAGCGCCTTCAGCTATCCAGGCGCCGATCAATCCGTTCAAGCCCAAAGAGCTGGATGAAGCCGGCATCCAGAAGCAGATCGACGACTACGTGAACTGTGCTGCCCTGGCACAGCGCGCCGGATACGACGGCGTGGAGATCATGGGTTCCGAGGGTTATTTCATTAACCAGTTCATCGTCAAACACACCAACCACCGCACCGATCAGTGGGGTGGCAGTTATGAGAACCGCATTCGCCTGCCCATTGAAGTCGTTCGCCGGGTTCGTGAGCGCGTGGGCGAGAACTTTATCATCATTTATCGCCTGTCCATGCTCGACCTGATCGAAGATGGCAGCACCTGGGAAGAGGTGGTGCACCTGGCCAAGGAAATCGAGAAGGCGGGCGCCACCATTATCAACACCGGTATCGGCTGGCACGAAGCCCGTGTGCCGACCATCGCCACCTCTGTGCCCCGTGGCGCCTTTACCAAGGTAACTGCACGCCTTAAAGGTGAAGTAAGCATTCCGTTGGTAACCACCAACCGGATCAACATGCCCGACGTCGCCGAGAAAGTTCTGGCGGAAGGCGATGCGGATATGGTGTCCATGGCCCGCCCGTTCCTGGCGGATGCTGACCTGGTACTCAAGGCCGCGGAAGATCGTGCTGAGGAGATCAATACCTGTATCGGCTGTAACCAGGCCTGTCTTGACCACACATTCAGTGGCAAGCTGACCTCCTGCCTGGTCAATCCCCGCGCCTGCCACGAAACCGAACTGGCGTACGTGAAGACGGCTACGCCGAAGTCGGTTGCGGTGGTTGGTGCTGGCCCCGCAGGCCTGGCGTTTGCCTCGGTTGCCGCCGAGCGTGGGCATAAAGTCACTGTCTTTGACGCCGGCAGCGAGGTGGGCGGCCAATTCAATGTGGCCAAACGCATTCCGGGCAAGGAAGAGTTTTACGAAACCCTGCGCTACTTCCGGGTGATGCTCGACAAACATGGCGTTGATATTCGGCTCAATACCCGCGTTACCGCAGAGGACCTCAAAGCCGGTGGCTTTGATGAGGTGGTCCTGGCCACTGGCGTGGAGCCACGCACACCGGAGATCGAAGGCATTGATCACCCGAAGGTGATTGGCTACCTGGATGCGCTGTTGGAGCGCAAGCCGGTTGGTCAGAAGGTAGCTGTCATCGGTGCGGGTGGTATCGGCTTCGATGTGTCTGAATTCATCGTCCACAAGGGGGAATCGCCTTCGTTGAACACCGAGCACTTCATGAAGGAGTGGGGCGTGGATCTGACGGTTGAACATCGTGGCGGTATTCAGGGTGTTCAGCCTCAGGTGCCTGAGCCTGCGCGGGAGGTCTACCTGCTGCAGCGCAAGGCCTCGAAAGTTGGCAAGAACCTGGGCAAGACCACCGGCTGGATTCATCGTACCTCTCTCAAGCACCGCAACGTGCAGATGGTGCCCGGCGTCAGCTATCGCAAGATTGATGACGAAGGCCTGCACATCACCATCACACCGAAAGGTGCCGA